A window from Ardenticatena maritima encodes these proteins:
- a CDS encoding CRISPR-associated protein Cas4 — translation MAGVLLLLGLLLLLWGLRVRHASGVPTGRIVAGDTSGWRALETPLVSHRYRLTGRPDYLIQQGRRLIPVEVKPRRRATRPYEGDLLQLWAYCLLVEETTGHTPPYGVLVYAERQWEIPFDADARRRLLHTLAELETARRGDEQARSHTHAARCRRCGFRTQCSEALA, via the coding sequence ATGGCGGGCGTTCTGCTTCTGCTGGGGCTGCTTTTGCTACTGTGGGGCTTGCGGGTGCGCCACGCCAGCGGCGTGCCAACCGGGCGCATCGTCGCCGGCGACACCAGCGGCTGGCGCGCCCTCGAGACGCCGCTGGTCTCCCATCGCTATCGGCTCACCGGTCGCCCGGACTACCTCATCCAGCAAGGGCGCAGACTCATCCCCGTGGAAGTCAAACCCCGTCGGCGCGCCACCCGCCCCTACGAAGGCGACCTCTTGCAACTGTGGGCGTACTGCCTGCTTGTTGAAGAAACCACAGGCCACACACCGCCTTACGGCGTGCTGGTGTACGCCGAACGTCAATGGGAAATCCCATTCGACGCGGACGCCCGCCGACGCCTGTTGCACACCCTTGCCGAACTTGAAACGGCACGGCGCGGGGACGAACAAGCGCGCAGCCATACGCACGCCGCACGTTGCCGACGTTGCGGCTTCCGCACCCAATGCAGCGAAGCCCTTGCCTGA
- a CDS encoding DUF3054 domain-containing protein, with product MDTTPPEFTLEHRWSVMMGDAITLLLFAALGRASHAEALTIPDIIDTASPFLVGWFVMAPFLGAYRPMAFDTPRHTIRATFLAWAGGIPLGLLLRAWLFKRNVPLSFAIVTLATTLVMLMTWRLLFWWLRSRRAS from the coding sequence ATGGACACCACACCACCTGAATTCACACTCGAACACCGCTGGTCGGTGATGATGGGCGACGCCATCACGCTTCTGCTCTTCGCCGCGCTGGGGCGCGCCAGCCACGCCGAAGCCCTCACCATTCCCGACATCATTGACACCGCCTCGCCCTTCCTCGTGGGATGGTTCGTCATGGCGCCTTTCCTCGGCGCGTACCGCCCGATGGCGTTCGACACACCACGCCACACCATCCGCGCCACCTTCCTCGCCTGGGCGGGGGGCATTCCGTTGGGGCTGCTCTTGCGGGCGTGGCTCTTCAAACGCAACGTGCCCCTCTCATTTGCCATCGTCACACTTGCCACCACGCTGGTCATGCTCATGACGTGGCGCTTGCTCTTCTGGTGGCTCCGCAGCCGCCGCGCATCCTGA
- the recF gene encoding DNA replication/repair protein RecF (All proteins in this family for which functions are known are DNA-binding proteins that assist the filamentation of RecA onto DNA for the initiation of recombination or recombinational repair.), which translates to MYLTEYRLTNFRNYARLETRFDRGLIVLYGQNAQGKTNFLESIAFLSTARSVHARRDAQLVHFDAAEEGLPFASLEAVVQRRDGTHRARMIVNVSDVEQQRTQKTIFWDEKRLTILDYIGEIATVLFLPQDISLIASSPAVRRRYLNMTICQIDREYCRDLAKYTEVLQQRNATLRMVQERGGDPEVVALWDDQLVRHGAYLIVRRQQIIAQLDEIAARMHADLTGGRERLHMQYVPRLELGPRNAHQLSLGFAPEMWGVQGSLLSLDEVETLFREELAAVRAQELERGMTLVGPHRDDVRFLVNGVDMTDFGSRGQQRTAALALKLAEVALLRNKKGESPILLLDDVMSELDHERRRLLSHLLLDDTQIFMTTTDPNQLAPDVRANARLIRVEQGRFIEG; encoded by the coding sequence ATGTACCTGACCGAATACCGCCTGACCAATTTTCGCAACTATGCCCGCCTCGAAACTCGTTTCGACCGCGGTTTGATTGTGCTCTATGGGCAGAACGCGCAAGGCAAAACCAATTTCCTGGAATCCATCGCCTTTCTCAGTACGGCGCGCTCGGTGCATGCACGGCGTGATGCGCAGTTGGTGCATTTCGACGCCGCCGAAGAGGGGTTGCCGTTCGCCTCGCTTGAAGCGGTTGTCCAGCGCCGCGATGGAACGCACCGCGCCCGCATGATTGTGAATGTGTCCGATGTGGAACAGCAGCGCACCCAGAAAACCATCTTTTGGGACGAAAAGCGCCTGACCATTCTCGACTACATTGGCGAAATCGCCACCGTGCTGTTTCTGCCGCAAGATATCAGCCTGATTGCCAGTAGCCCTGCGGTGCGCCGCCGCTACCTCAACATGACCATCTGCCAGATTGACCGCGAGTATTGCCGCGACCTGGCGAAGTACACCGAAGTGCTGCAACAACGCAACGCGACCTTGCGCATGGTACAGGAACGGGGGGGCGACCCGGAGGTGGTGGCGCTGTGGGACGACCAGTTGGTGCGTCATGGGGCGTACTTGATTGTGCGCCGCCAGCAAATCATCGCCCAATTGGATGAAATTGCCGCTCGCATGCACGCCGACCTGACAGGAGGGCGCGAACGCCTGCACATGCAATACGTGCCGCGCCTGGAATTGGGACCGCGCAATGCGCATCAGTTGTCGCTGGGCTTTGCGCCCGAAATGTGGGGCGTGCAAGGCTCGCTGCTCTCGCTCGATGAAGTGGAGACGCTTTTCCGCGAGGAACTGGCTGCTGTGCGCGCCCAGGAACTCGAACGCGGCATGACGCTGGTAGGTCCCCACCGCGATGACGTGCGCTTTCTCGTCAACGGCGTGGACATGACCGACTTCGGTTCACGGGGGCAACAGCGCACCGCCGCCCTGGCGCTCAAACTGGCTGAAGTGGCGCTCCTGCGCAACAAAAAAGGCGAATCCCCCATTTTGTTGCTGGATGATGTGATGAGCGAACTCGACCATGAGCGGCGGCGGTTGCTCAGCCATTTGTTGCTGGACGATACGCAAATCTTCATGACCACAACCGACCCCAATCAGTTAGCGCCTGATGTCCGCGCCAACGCGCGGTTGATTCGCGTTGAACAAGGGCGGTTCATTGAAGGCTAA
- a CDS encoding DUF6909 family protein: MDREIPSLGSEEIELYIRTYFSLLRSSVPVRVKALEETHAGMRSSLHALAESPLPDIGAFTYAYLRLPPIISQTRLVMLGQSEEVFARRGYHDVHLWTPVEAPARRRKLYYNGNGLLAAFVASVSDIDDMVPTLTAFQIEWNKMHHLLNTDKGLVARLQDVAEHGGWTADDSARVQDALQLEDGPWRQLRRLFGAQLPAKLAEIASREQDLQVLLLASSLTDYERATRRWWDTIAEHARRVLLGNRPVYFVSSNTHSILNLLSGYALAHEQDILDFLHQANPEGLADALDAATLDDPDHYNLLYYALRYYLQDKKRATEHHRWLHESGFLHIDNPLYLDVSAQIFELNRLIPDRFDPRIQMSDLDLLRRSDALIFNVDYPLGMAAYQVLSEVAARFGHIMGVYIMGKAATLNGRVGDAIIPEVVHDEHSRNTFLLRNCFSAQDVAPFMKRGSVLDNQKALTVRGTFLQNRDFMHVFYREGYTDLEMEAGPYLSAVYENNYPKRYPVNEIVKLYNVRYDVGILHYASDTPYSKRQQLLSESLRFRGVEPTYAESIAILRRIFTREIERQKYHHTATSEAP; this comes from the coding sequence ATGGACCGCGAAATTCCGAGCCTGGGAAGCGAAGAAATCGAACTCTATATCCGCACCTACTTTTCCCTTTTGCGCAGTAGCGTGCCTGTGCGCGTCAAAGCGCTGGAAGAAACCCACGCCGGCATGCGTTCCAGCCTGCACGCGCTCGCCGAATCCCCCCTGCCCGACATCGGCGCATTCACCTACGCCTACCTGCGCCTGCCGCCCATCATCTCGCAAACGCGGCTGGTCATGCTTGGGCAATCCGAAGAAGTCTTTGCCCGCCGCGGCTACCACGACGTCCACCTCTGGACGCCGGTGGAAGCCCCCGCCCGCCGCCGCAAACTCTACTACAACGGCAACGGGTTGCTGGCGGCTTTTGTGGCGAGCGTTTCCGACATTGACGACATGGTGCCCACGCTGACCGCCTTCCAGATTGAATGGAACAAAATGCACCACCTCTTGAACACCGACAAGGGGCTGGTGGCACGCCTGCAAGACGTTGCCGAACACGGCGGCTGGACCGCCGATGATTCCGCCCGCGTGCAAGACGCCCTGCAACTTGAAGATGGTCCCTGGCGGCAGTTGCGGCGGCTCTTCGGCGCACAACTGCCCGCCAAACTCGCCGAAATTGCTTCGCGCGAGCAAGATTTGCAGGTGCTCCTGCTGGCAAGTTCACTCACTGACTACGAACGCGCCACACGGCGCTGGTGGGATACCATCGCCGAACACGCCCGCCGCGTCTTGCTGGGCAATCGCCCGGTGTACTTCGTTTCCAGCAACACCCACAGCATCCTGAACCTGCTGAGCGGCTACGCCCTGGCGCACGAGCAAGACATCCTCGACTTTTTACACCAAGCCAACCCTGAGGGGCTTGCCGACGCGCTCGACGCCGCCACCCTTGACGACCCCGACCACTACAACCTGCTCTACTACGCCCTGCGCTACTACCTGCAAGACAAAAAGCGCGCTACCGAACACCACCGCTGGTTGCACGAAAGCGGTTTTCTGCACATTGACAACCCGCTCTACCTGGACGTATCGGCGCAAATTTTTGAACTCAACCGCCTCATTCCCGACCGGTTCGACCCGCGCATCCAGATGAGCGACCTCGACCTGCTGCGCCGTTCCGACGCGCTCATCTTCAACGTGGATTACCCGCTCGGCATGGCGGCGTATCAAGTGCTCTCCGAAGTCGCGGCGCGCTTTGGGCACATCATGGGCGTTTACATCATGGGGAAAGCCGCCACGCTCAACGGGCGCGTCGGCGACGCCATCATCCCCGAAGTGGTGCACGATGAGCACTCGCGCAACACCTTCCTCTTGCGCAACTGTTTCAGCGCGCAAGACGTTGCCCCCTTCATGAAGCGAGGAAGTGTGCTCGACAACCAGAAAGCGCTCACCGTGCGCGGCACTTTCCTGCAAAACCGCGATTTTATGCACGTCTTCTACCGCGAAGGCTACACCGACCTGGAAATGGAAGCCGGTCCCTACCTGAGCGCGGTGTACGAAAACAACTACCCCAAACGCTACCCCGTGAACGAAATCGTCAAACTCTACAACGTGCGCTACGACGTGGGCATTCTGCACTACGCCTCGGATACGCCGTACAGCAAACGCCAGCAGTTGCTCTCCGAATCGTTGCGTTTTCGCGGGGTCGAACCCACCTACGCGGAATCCATCGCTATTTTGCGCCGTATCTTCACCCGCGAAATTGAACGCCAAAAGTACCATCACACAGCCACGTCCGAAGCGCCATGA
- a CDS encoding translin family protein, with protein MPTLDEIVAAIDARLEEKDATREQVLSLSRKVVQHASKAIRATHRREWDNAERLLDETGALVAQMNVAAARFPDIFFAGYTQDAQKEYGEARLTYAFVRDLPIPTPDDLGIEDAVYLNALGEAASELRRTILDLVRQDAFDEVHRLLACMEDVYSLLQTVDYPHAITNNVRRTNDMLRGVLDRTRGDVTTAFKQYELRHALAHFEKLVQSSVSKSLDE; from the coding sequence ATGCCAACACTCGACGAAATCGTTGCCGCGATTGACGCCCGACTGGAAGAAAAAGACGCCACGCGCGAACAGGTGCTCTCGCTGTCGCGCAAGGTGGTGCAACACGCTTCCAAAGCCATTCGCGCCACCCACCGCCGCGAATGGGACAACGCCGAACGCCTGCTCGACGAAACGGGGGCGCTTGTCGCCCAAATGAACGTCGCCGCCGCCCGCTTTCCCGACATTTTCTTTGCAGGCTACACCCAGGACGCCCAAAAAGAATATGGCGAAGCCCGCCTGACCTACGCCTTTGTGCGCGACTTGCCCATCCCCACCCCCGACGACCTGGGCATTGAAGACGCCGTCTATCTGAACGCTTTGGGCGAAGCCGCCAGCGAGTTGCGCCGCACCATCCTCGACCTCGTGCGGCAAGACGCATTTGATGAAGTGCATCGCTTGCTCGCCTGCATGGAAGACGTGTACAGCCTGCTCCAAACGGTGGATTACCCCCACGCCATCACCAACAACGTGCGGCGCACCAACGACATGTTGCGCGGCGTGCTCGACCGCACGCGAGGCGACGTGACCACCGCCTTCAAACAGTACGAACTACGCCACGCACTGGCGCATTTTGAAAAACTGGTACAATCATCCGTCTCAAAATCCCTAGATGAGTGA
- a CDS encoding maleylpyruvate isomerase N-terminal domain-containing protein, translated as MHDITTLVHEFEQMGQALKAILNQFAPDEEIYPSWTRKEVLAHFAGWYDAAAAALDALLNGRQPEVVAPLGPDYYNARTVEERADLPYEHVVREWQMNRGQFLEQVRRLPESLLTQQTVFPWGETGTVYDLIAGQLHHERYHYDEFVERLSSRSRA; from the coding sequence ATGCACGACATCACCACGCTTGTTCACGAATTTGAACAAATGGGCCAAGCCCTCAAAGCCATTCTCAACCAATTCGCGCCGGATGAAGAGATTTACCCCTCATGGACCCGTAAAGAGGTTCTGGCGCATTTTGCCGGCTGGTACGACGCCGCCGCAGCCGCACTCGACGCCCTGCTCAACGGTCGCCAGCCTGAGGTCGTCGCACCGCTGGGTCCCGATTATTACAACGCGCGCACAGTGGAAGAGCGCGCCGATTTGCCCTACGAGCATGTGGTGCGCGAATGGCAGATGAACCGCGGGCAGTTCCTGGAACAGGTGCGCCGTTTGCCCGAAAGCCTGCTCACGCAACAGACCGTTTTCCCGTGGGGTGAAACGGGCACGGTGTACGACCTCATCGCCGGGCAACTCCACCACGAGCGCTACCATTATGATGAATTCGTAGAGCGCTTGTCATCGCGCTCGCGGGCGTAA
- the galK gene encoding galactokinase, protein MNQPTPVREHVMAAFARRFGGEPALLARAPGRVNLIGEHTDYNDGFVLPMGIDRAAWLAVRPRSDGRVRIYAHDLDEEAAFDVNALDRTQRGWVAYIQGTLWALREAGIPLVGWDGVLASDVPRGAGLSSSAAVELVVARAAVALAGAPWDAPRMARVAQRAENEWVGMACGIMDQMASACARRDHALLLDCRSLDITYVPLPRDVAAVVLDTGTRRGLVDSAYNERRAQCEAAAAFFGVPALRDVDEATFNARAHELDETTRRRARHVITENARTLAAAEALRAGDYTRMGALMVASHASLRDDFEVSTPALDAMVACALDAPGCYGARMTGAGFGGCAVALVAAEHVDAFCEQVLACYTARMPHTPQVYVCHAEDGAAIAT, encoded by the coding sequence GTGAACCAGCCGACACCTGTCCGCGAACACGTCATGGCTGCTTTTGCCCGCCGTTTTGGTGGGGAACCAGCACTCCTGGCGCGCGCGCCTGGGCGTGTCAACCTGATTGGCGAGCATACCGACTACAACGATGGCTTTGTATTGCCCATGGGCATTGACCGCGCCGCCTGGCTTGCGGTGCGACCACGCTCCGATGGGCGTGTGCGCATTTACGCGCACGACCTGGATGAGGAAGCCGCCTTTGACGTCAACGCGCTTGACCGCACGCAACGCGGTTGGGTGGCGTACATTCAGGGTACGCTGTGGGCGCTGCGCGAAGCGGGAATCCCGCTGGTGGGGTGGGATGGTGTGCTGGCGTCGGATGTGCCGCGCGGGGCGGGGCTCTCATCCAGCGCGGCGGTTGAACTGGTGGTGGCGCGCGCCGCTGTGGCGCTGGCGGGGGCGCCGTGGGATGCGCCGCGCATGGCGCGGGTGGCGCAACGCGCCGAAAACGAATGGGTGGGCATGGCGTGCGGAATTATGGACCAGATGGCGTCGGCGTGCGCCCGCCGTGACCACGCCTTGCTGCTTGACTGCCGCTCACTCGATATCACCTATGTGCCGCTGCCGCGCGACGTTGCCGCGGTAGTGCTCGATACAGGCACCCGCCGCGGATTGGTGGATTCCGCCTACAATGAACGCCGCGCCCAATGCGAAGCCGCCGCCGCCTTTTTTGGCGTGCCCGCCCTGCGCGATGTGGATGAAGCCACCTTCAACGCCCGCGCCCATGAACTCGACGAAACGACGCGCCGCCGCGCCCGCCACGTGATTACCGAGAATGCGCGCACGCTCGCCGCCGCTGAGGCGTTGCGTGCCGGCGATTACACACGCATGGGGGCGCTCATGGTCGCCAGTCATGCCAGCCTGCGCGATGATTTCGAGGTCTCGACGCCCGCGCTGGATGCCATGGTCGCGTGCGCGCTGGATGCGCCGGGATGCTACGGGGCGCGAATGACGGGCGCCGGCTTTGGCGGCTGTGCCGTGGCGCTTGTCGCCGCCGAGCATGTGGACGCTTTTTGCGAGCAGGTGCTCGCGTGCTACACCGCCCGCATGCCGCACACGCCCCAGGTGTATGTGTGCCATGCCGAAGACGGCGCGGCAATCGCAACGTGA
- a CDS encoding glucose 1-dehydrogenase, with product MTDKPTFDLSGKVAIITGASRGIGAAIAKAYAQAGAAVVLASRKQSGLDVVAEEIRAEGGEALPIATHVGDADAVANLISRTVDTYGRIDILVNNAATNPHFGPILDADDAVWQKIMDVNVLGYARMARAVVPEMRKVGGGKIINMASIAGLKPAPGMGIYSVSKAAVIMLTQNLAMELGSDNIQVNAIAPGFIRTRFSQLIWATPQFAEPILKLTPAGRFGEVEDLIGAALYLASPYSDYTTGSVLVVDGGLMLGWPLGS from the coding sequence ATGACCGACAAACCAACCTTCGACCTGAGCGGCAAAGTGGCGATTATCACGGGCGCCAGCCGTGGCATTGGGGCGGCAATCGCCAAAGCCTACGCGCAGGCGGGGGCGGCGGTGGTACTCGCCAGCCGCAAGCAAAGCGGGCTGGACGTCGTCGCGGAGGAGATTCGGGCGGAGGGGGGCGAAGCGTTGCCCATTGCCACCCACGTGGGCGATGCCGACGCCGTCGCCAACCTCATCAGCCGCACCGTTGACACCTACGGGCGCATTGACATTCTGGTGAACAACGCCGCCACCAACCCCCATTTTGGTCCCATTTTGGATGCAGACGACGCCGTATGGCAAAAAATCATGGATGTCAACGTGCTGGGCTATGCACGCATGGCGCGCGCCGTTGTGCCTGAAATGCGCAAAGTTGGGGGCGGCAAAATCATCAACATGGCCAGCATTGCCGGCTTGAAACCCGCGCCCGGCATGGGCATTTACAGCGTCAGCAAAGCCGCCGTCATCATGCTCACCCAGAACCTGGCGATGGAACTGGGGAGCGACAATATCCAGGTCAACGCGATTGCGCCGGGCTTCATCCGTACTCGCTTCAGCCAACTCATTTGGGCAACACCCCAATTTGCCGAACCCATCCTCAAACTCACCCCCGCCGGGCGGTTTGGCGAAGTCGAAGACCTGATTGGCGCGGCGCTCTACCTTGCCTCGCCGTATTCCGACTACACGACGGGCTCCGTGCTGGTGGTGGACGGCGGTTTGATGCTGGGGTGGCCGCTGGGCTCATAG
- a CDS encoding ABC transporter ATP-binding protein, which produces MVRISVGTLRRLLQAIFAYPRQLALAYGAMLTVTALNLLVPWIVRDVIDRGLLAGETRVLLMSALFILGIAVVRSAAGYAMMFYGQWLSFRVAYDLRRRLYEHLQRLSFDFFDRAQTGDLMSRLTGDVEQTQRFTGTGLLQLINVAILLIGIVVVLVRANATLALVALAPLPVLVGITVRLGARLRGMSHAVQERLGRISSVMQESLTGIRVVKAFAREPYELQKFREQNEQFYRQRVALVNTWANNFSFMSFLIALSIGLVLLFGGRQVLAGTMTVGTLFAFISYLSQLNAPVRQLGFLVARAADATASAERIFEVLDTAPTIEDAPDARELSTMRGEVVFEHVSFAYHDGVPVLHDVSFRVPPGRVVGVVGPTGSGKSTVVSLIPRFYDVSAGRVLVDGYDVRQLKLASLRRHIGMVLQDSFLFSTTVRENIAFGRPDASEEEIIAAAKAAAAHDFIMELPHGYETVLGERGVTLSGGQRQRIAIARALLQDPRILILDDSLSAVDTETEHAIRQALNRLMEGRTTFIIAQRLLAVQHADFILVFDEGRLVEQGTHAELLAKQGLYAHMYDLQLRAQEEYAALSRGDTPKHDPRDSFGRN; this is translated from the coding sequence ATGGTAAGGATATCGGTGGGCACACTGCGCCGTTTGTTGCAGGCGATTTTCGCCTATCCGCGCCAGTTGGCGCTGGCGTATGGGGCGATGCTGACCGTGACGGCGCTGAACCTGCTTGTACCCTGGATTGTGCGCGACGTCATTGACCGCGGTTTGCTGGCGGGCGAAACGCGCGTGCTGCTGATGTCGGCGTTGTTCATTTTGGGGATTGCGGTTGTGCGTTCCGCGGCGGGCTATGCCATGATGTTTTATGGGCAATGGCTCTCTTTCCGCGTTGCGTATGACCTGCGCCGACGCCTCTACGAACATTTGCAACGGCTCTCGTTTGACTTTTTCGACCGCGCCCAAACGGGCGACTTGATGAGCCGCCTGACGGGGGATGTGGAACAAACCCAGCGCTTTACCGGCACAGGGCTATTGCAACTCATCAACGTCGCCATCTTGCTGATTGGTATCGTGGTGGTGCTGGTGCGGGCGAACGCCACGCTGGCGTTGGTCGCGCTTGCGCCGTTGCCCGTGCTGGTCGGTATCACCGTGCGCCTGGGGGCGCGGCTGCGGGGCATGTCCCACGCGGTACAGGAGCGGCTGGGGCGTATCAGCAGCGTGATGCAGGAAAGCCTGACGGGGATTCGTGTTGTCAAGGCGTTTGCGCGTGAACCGTACGAACTGCAAAAATTCCGCGAACAAAACGAGCAGTTTTACCGCCAGCGGGTGGCGCTGGTGAACACATGGGCGAACAATTTTTCGTTCATGAGTTTCCTCATCGCGCTGAGCATTGGGCTGGTGCTCTTGTTTGGGGGGCGTCAGGTGCTGGCGGGCACCATGACCGTCGGGACGCTTTTTGCGTTCATCTCCTACCTCTCGCAACTCAATGCGCCCGTGCGCCAACTGGGGTTTTTGGTGGCGCGTGCCGCCGATGCGACCGCCAGCGCGGAACGCATTTTTGAAGTGCTGGACACTGCGCCCACCATCGAAGACGCCCCCGACGCCCGCGAACTTTCGACCATGCGGGGCGAAGTGGTGTTCGAGCATGTCTCATTCGCGTACCACGATGGTGTGCCGGTGTTGCACGATGTCTCGTTTCGTGTGCCGCCTGGGCGTGTGGTTGGCGTGGTCGGTCCCACCGGTTCGGGCAAGAGCACCGTCGTGTCGCTGATACCCCGCTTCTACGATGTGAGCGCGGGGCGTGTGCTGGTTGACGGCTATGATGTGCGGCAACTCAAACTCGCCAGCCTGCGCCGCCATATCGGCATGGTGCTCCAGGATTCATTCTTGTTTAGCACCACCGTGCGCGAAAACATTGCGTTTGGTCGCCCCGATGCGAGCGAAGAAGAGATTATCGCCGCCGCCAAAGCCGCCGCCGCGCATGATTTCATCATGGAACTCCCTCACGGCTATGAGACGGTGCTGGGCGAGCGCGGCGTCACGCTCTCCGGTGGGCAGCGCCAACGTATTGCCATTGCCCGCGCGCTCTTGCAAGACCCCCGCATTCTGATTTTGGATGATTCATTGTCGGCGGTGGATACCGAAACGGAGCACGCCATTCGTCAGGCGCTCAACCGCTTGATGGAAGGGCGCACGACGTTCATCATCGCCCAGCGCCTGCTGGCGGTTCAGCACGCCGACTTCATCCTCGTGTTTGACGAAGGGCGGCTGGTAGAGCAAGGCACACATGCGGAATTGCTGGCAAAGCAAGGGCTTTACGCCCACATGTACGATTTGCAACTGCGCGCCCAGGAAGAATACGCCGCCTTATCGCGTGGCGACACTCCCAAACACGACCCGCGGGATTCGTTTGGGCGTAATTAG